One window from the genome of Acidobacteriota bacterium encodes:
- a CDS encoding Gfo/Idh/MocA family oxidoreductase, which translates to MTDIIRVGIIGAGKIAQARHIPLLLRVPGVEITHAWSRRKETARTAARKFNIPNLVERWVQIIENRGIDAVVIATPPHLHLPATVAALDAGKRVLCQARMARNLHEARQMLEASRKTDLVTSLYAAGFGLKGDRVMRRLLSQGYVGDLREVRVTSLVPALPESGAWLVNPEVVGVNTMMLGILAEVVYRWIDPPVSLIATTGEDLLSVPQSLSIGAELQGGATASFHLSFRVPRGPGSSVEIYGTRGALDYKLLVEKPGGLVEDEELFGMTRGDTGMHPIEMPREERRDRTMDAEFIEAIRRGTPVAPDFAEGIRYMEFCEAVAQSIYEGRRISMPPEPKMDSWGRPL; encoded by the coding sequence ATGACGGACATCATCAGGGTCGGCATCATCGGAGCGGGAAAGATCGCCCAGGCCCGGCACATCCCTCTGCTGCTGAGGGTTCCCGGCGTCGAGATCACCCACGCCTGGTCCCGCCGGAAGGAAACGGCTCGAACGGCGGCCCGGAAGTTCAATATTCCCAACCTGGTCGAGCGCTGGGTGCAGATCATCGAAAACCGCGGCATCGACGCCGTGGTGATCGCCACCCCGCCTCACCTCCACCTGCCGGCCACCGTAGCCGCCCTGGATGCCGGCAAGCGCGTTCTCTGTCAGGCGAGGATGGCGCGTAACCTGCACGAGGCCCGGCAGATGCTGGAAGCCTCCCGGAAGACCGACCTGGTCACCTCCCTCTATGCGGCCGGTTTCGGCCTCAAGGGGGACCGGGTGATGCGCCGGCTGCTCAGTCAGGGCTACGTGGGAGACCTCCGGGAAGTGCGGGTCACGTCGCTGGTTCCGGCCCTTCCCGAGTCCGGCGCCTGGCTGGTGAACCCGGAGGTGGTGGGCGTCAACACCATGATGCTGGGGATCCTGGCCGAGGTCGTCTACCGCTGGATCGACCCTCCCGTCTCCCTGATCGCCACTACCGGCGAAGACCTGTTGTCCGTGCCCCAGTCCCTGTCCATCGGGGCCGAGTTGCAGGGAGGAGCAACCGCCAGCTTTCACCTTTCGTTCCGGGTTCCCCGGGGTCCGGGCAGCTCGGTGGAGATCTACGGCACGCGGGGAGCGCTGGATTACAAGCTGCTGGTTGAAAAACCGGGAGGGCTGGTGGAAGACGAAGAACTGTTCGGCATGACCCGCGGGGATACCGGGATGCACCCCATCGAAATGCCGCGGGAGGAACGGCGGGACCGAACCATGGACGCCGAGTTCATCGAGGCCATCCGGCGCGGCACGCCGGTGGCTCCCGATTTCGCAGAAGGGATCCGCTACATGGAGTTCTGCGAGGCGGTGGCCCAGTCGATCTACGAAGGCAGGAGGATCTCCATGCCGCCGGAGCCGAAGATGGACTCCTGGGGCCGTCCGCTCTAA
- a CDS encoding CopG family transcriptional regulator: MVRTQIQFEERQYQQIRSLAHRKRISISEAVRRLVRQSLREGLKEKQSGVEGLLSIAGIASSGVKDLGRRHDDYLAEIYDE, from the coding sequence ATGGTACGAACTCAGATTCAGTTCGAAGAAAGGCAATATCAGCAGATCCGATCTCTGGCTCATCGGAAGAGGATTTCGATTTCCGAAGCGGTTCGCCGCCTCGTCCGACAGAGTCTCCGAGAAGGATTAAAGGAAAAACAGTCCGGCGTGGAGGGGCTGTTGAGCATTGCCGGTATTGCATCCAGCGGCGTGAAGGATCTGGGCCGTCGTCACGACGACTACCTGGCGGAAATCTACGACGAATGA
- a CDS encoding prolyl oligopeptidase family serine peptidase: protein MLSSPTPGTARILLVVLVWTLTSEIALGTDLRVLPASARPDGEVRLLRDHLRPLVHAALDRRLQAYEALKTPEQIRDYQERLRAEFIESLGGFPERTPLRPRVVGRLTGDGFRAEKLIYESRPGFHVTAVLYLPEAEPPYPGVLVPCGHSENGKAAELYQRAAILMARNGLAVLCYDPVGQGERKQILEDGAPRSEPAKGRFRPTEEHNLAGVAPILLGRNLATYRIWDGIRSIDYLAGRDDVDESRIGCTGNSGGGLMTAYLMALDPRIAAAASSCFITTTRRKNDDPGPGDAEQNIYAQTAYGMDHADYILMRAPKPALILAATKDFVPIAGAWETYRQAKRLYTRLGVAERVGLVEADEKHGFSLHLRTGACRWMRRWLLDRVDEVNEPDFDVFSDRQLQCTPQGQVLLLEGARSVFQLYRAEEERLRRHRERSWQPKTDQERRTQVRETAGIRPLSEIPPPAVQAYGTVRRTGYRIEKLILQSAGGFPLPALRFVPEHSRGEWTLYLNGRGKQIDAGPGGPIESLARGGHPVLAVDLTGLGETESTAWRYDPKYIGNNSAEYFIAYMLGRSLVGMRAEDILACARYLRVAAEEAKRVNLVAVGRAGIAALHAAAVEPELFGRVGIRDSIDSWRRVVETDVTVDQLENTVHGALRWYDLGDLARLAGKDRVVFDRIRTASGALLESVGERGGPGD from the coding sequence GTGTTATCCAGCCCAACGCCCGGCACAGCCCGCATACTCCTTGTCGTTCTTGTCTGGACCCTGACGTCGGAAATCGCGCTCGGGACCGATCTCCGGGTGCTGCCGGCATCGGCACGACCGGACGGCGAAGTCCGGTTGCTTCGGGATCATCTCCGGCCACTCGTCCACGCCGCGCTGGACCGGCGTCTGCAGGCGTACGAAGCGCTGAAGACCCCTGAGCAGATCCGGGATTACCAGGAGCGCCTGCGAGCCGAATTCATCGAAAGCCTGGGGGGATTCCCGGAACGCACTCCCCTGCGTCCCCGAGTCGTGGGCCGGCTGACGGGCGACGGGTTTCGAGCCGAAAAGCTGATCTACGAGAGCCGGCCCGGCTTCCACGTGACGGCGGTCCTGTACCTGCCGGAGGCCGAACCGCCGTACCCCGGCGTCCTGGTCCCCTGCGGCCACAGCGAGAACGGAAAGGCGGCCGAACTCTACCAGCGGGCGGCCATCCTGATGGCCAGGAACGGTCTGGCGGTGCTCTGCTACGACCCCGTCGGCCAAGGGGAGCGGAAGCAGATTCTCGAGGACGGCGCGCCACGGTCGGAGCCCGCGAAGGGGCGGTTTCGGCCCACCGAAGAACACAACCTGGCCGGCGTCGCCCCCATTTTGCTGGGCCGGAACCTGGCGACTTATCGCATCTGGGACGGGATCCGCAGCATCGATTACCTGGCGGGACGGGACGACGTCGACGAGTCGCGCATCGGCTGCACCGGAAACTCGGGCGGCGGCCTCATGACCGCCTACCTGATGGCGCTCGATCCGAGGATCGCCGCTGCGGCGTCCAGTTGTTTCATCACCACCACCCGCCGCAAGAACGACGACCCCGGTCCGGGCGACGCCGAGCAGAACATCTACGCACAGACCGCCTACGGCATGGACCACGCGGACTACATCCTGATGAGAGCGCCTAAGCCTGCGTTGATTCTTGCCGCCACCAAGGACTTCGTGCCCATTGCGGGCGCCTGGGAGACATACCGGCAAGCCAAACGGCTCTACACGCGGTTGGGCGTCGCGGAGCGGGTCGGCCTGGTGGAGGCGGACGAGAAGCACGGGTTCTCCCTCCATCTGCGCACCGGCGCCTGCCGCTGGATGCGTCGGTGGCTGCTGGACCGGGTCGACGAGGTGAACGAGCCGGACTTCGACGTCTTCTCCGACCGGCAGCTTCAATGCACGCCCCAGGGGCAGGTTCTGTTGCTGGAGGGCGCACGCTCGGTGTTCCAACTCTACCGAGCCGAGGAGGAGAGGCTCCGGCGGCATCGCGAGCGGTCGTGGCAGCCAAAGACCGACCAGGAGCGAAGAACCCAGGTGAGGGAAACCGCGGGCATCCGTCCCCTCTCGGAGATCCCGCCACCGGCAGTCCAAGCGTACGGCACGGTCCGGCGCACCGGTTACCGCATCGAGAAGTTGATCCTGCAGTCCGCCGGCGGGTTTCCACTGCCGGCGCTGCGGTTCGTTCCCGAGCACTCGCGAGGCGAGTGGACGCTGTACCTGAACGGGCGGGGAAAGCAGATCGACGCGGGTCCCGGAGGGCCCATTGAGTCTCTGGCGCGCGGCGGGCATCCGGTGCTGGCCGTGGATCTGACCGGCTTGGGGGAGACCGAGTCCACGGCGTGGCGGTACGACCCGAAATACATCGGAAACAACTCGGCAGAGTATTTCATCGCCTACATGCTGGGACGTTCACTCGTCGGCATGCGGGCTGAGGACATACTCGCCTGCGCGCGTTACCTGCGCGTAGCGGCCGAGGAGGCGAAGCGAGTGAACCTGGTCGCCGTGGGAAGAGCCGGGATTGCCGCGCTCCACGCCGCGGCCGTGGAGCCGGAGCTGTTTGGCCGGGTCGGCATCCGTGACTCCATCGACAGTTGGAGGCGCGTCGTCGAAACCGACGTCACCGTGGATCAACTCGAGAACACGGTCCACGGAGCGCTCCGCTGGTACGATCTGGGAGACTTGGCCCGGCTGGCGGGGAAGGACCGGGTCGTTTTCGACAGGATCCGGACCGCATCCGGCGCCTTGTTGGAATCGGTCGGCGAACGGGGGGGACCGGGCGATTAG
- a CDS encoding DUF1295 domain-containing protein gives MDINLIPHPLQGTPYGAALDLTVVLAISCWLLSVITREYSWVDRIWTVSPPIFCLMVAADPDFGSTRLNVMTLLVTAWGARLTYNLARKGGYRRGGEDYRWKVLREQLGPIKFQILNLTFVAPGQLLVIWLFTSPVHQAWTRQDRPLNVLDAAAMALFVAFWVVEAINDQQMWTFQQDKKRRIEAGEPVTQPFVTSGLFQYCRHPSFVCEMGMWTVFYLFGVAATGQWIHWSGLGFIFLMFIFGGSTRLTESISLDRYPSYRDYQASTPRFIPLTRIGCKKLDN, from the coding sequence ATGGACATCAACCTCATTCCTCATCCGCTTCAGGGCACCCCGTACGGAGCAGCCCTCGACCTGACGGTGGTTCTCGCCATCTCCTGCTGGCTCTTGTCGGTCATCACCCGTGAATATTCCTGGGTGGACCGCATCTGGACCGTCAGTCCCCCCATCTTTTGCCTGATGGTGGCCGCCGACCCGGATTTCGGTTCGACGCGGCTCAATGTCATGACGCTCCTGGTGACTGCGTGGGGGGCCCGATTGACCTACAACCTGGCTCGCAAGGGCGGGTATCGGCGCGGCGGTGAAGACTATCGCTGGAAAGTCTTGCGGGAACAGCTTGGTCCGATCAAGTTTCAAATCCTCAATCTCACCTTCGTCGCACCCGGGCAGTTGCTCGTCATCTGGCTGTTCACGTCTCCGGTGCATCAGGCCTGGACCCGGCAGGATCGGCCCCTGAATGTCCTGGATGCCGCCGCGATGGCACTGTTCGTGGCGTTTTGGGTCGTGGAAGCGATCAACGACCAGCAGATGTGGACGTTTCAGCAGGACAAGAAGCGCAGGATCGAGGCGGGTGAACCCGTGACGCAGCCCTTCGTCACCAGCGGCTTGTTCCAGTATTGCCGCCATCCCAGTTTTGTCTGCGAGATGGGCATGTGGACCGTGTTCTACCTGTTCGGGGTCGCGGCAACCGGCCAATGGATCCATTGGTCCGGCCTGGGATTCATTTTCCTGATGTTCATCTTTGGCGGGTCGACAAGATTGACCGAATCCATATCTCTGGATCGATACCCCTCGTACCGCGACTATCAGGCCTCGACGCCTCGGTTCATTCCCTTGACTCGGATCGGCTGCAAGAAACTTGACAACTGA
- a CDS encoding sodium/solute symporter (Members of the Solute:Sodium Symporter (SSS), TC 2.A.21 as described in tcdb.org, catalyze solute:Na+ symport. Known solutes for members of the family include sugars, amino acids, nucleosides, inositols, vitamins, urea or anions, depending on the system.) translates to MDQASFGTLNALVLVAYLLGVTVLALALAGRQRNTESYFLAGRSMPWLAVALSTVASMLSGLTYLGAPAAAYKDNASLMLAGPAALLATPLMIALYFPIYRRLKVTTIYEYVNARFGNRARYAASALAVLQIQGWMGIALFAPALALSTVTGIDLTRAILLMGLVATAYTCTGGLAAVIWTDVIQFVILTTGAVVVAFSLVDRLPGGLDQFFEIVLTADKLGVTDLRFDLAEATGLAVLLCYFISGFGYGNNQVVMQRLLAARSLREMTRALLLDRVLEILLAALLYMIGLGIFAYFLVYPEHLAPGVAGDRILPYYIVHALPAGFSGLLIAAVFAAAMSTVDSGIHSSATMIQVDFVTPLRKRALTQRQSLMLARALTAGLGLLATAAALLVSEGAGILETMSKVGGLTAAPVTGLFLLGVLTRRGHFPAWLAATVGISLPLSIYVQNFVEMHWIFYTPVALLSCLCGSWLFSLLPRSRSSEDRDLEGLTIWDRRKG, encoded by the coding sequence TTGGACCAAGCCAGCTTCGGCACCCTAAACGCCCTGGTTCTCGTAGCCTACCTGCTGGGAGTCACCGTGCTGGCGCTGGCGCTGGCCGGACGCCAGCGGAACACCGAGTCCTATTTTCTGGCCGGACGCAGCATGCCCTGGCTGGCCGTCGCGTTGAGCACCGTCGCCAGCATGCTGAGCGGCCTCACCTACCTGGGAGCTCCGGCGGCGGCCTACAAGGACAACGCCTCCCTCATGCTGGCGGGCCCGGCGGCGCTGCTGGCCACGCCGCTGATGATCGCTCTCTATTTTCCCATCTACCGAAGGCTCAAGGTCACGACCATCTACGAATACGTCAACGCACGCTTTGGGAACCGTGCCCGCTACGCCGCCTCGGCTCTGGCCGTGCTTCAGATCCAGGGCTGGATGGGAATCGCCCTTTTCGCCCCCGCCCTGGCTCTTTCCACCGTCACCGGGATCGATCTGACCCGCGCCATCCTGCTCATGGGTCTGGTGGCCACGGCGTACACCTGCACGGGAGGACTGGCGGCCGTCATCTGGACCGACGTGATCCAGTTCGTGATCCTGACCACGGGCGCGGTGGTGGTCGCGTTCTCGCTGGTCGACCGGCTCCCGGGAGGCCTGGATCAATTCTTCGAGATCGTCCTGACCGCGGACAAGTTGGGGGTGACCGATCTCCGGTTCGACCTGGCCGAGGCCACCGGACTGGCGGTCTTACTCTGTTACTTCATCAGCGGATTCGGATACGGGAACAACCAGGTGGTCATGCAGCGTCTGCTCGCGGCCAGGAGCCTCCGCGAAATGACGCGGGCGCTGTTGCTGGACCGGGTGCTGGAAATCCTGTTGGCCGCGCTGCTCTACATGATCGGACTCGGGATCTTCGCTTATTTCCTAGTATATCCCGAGCATCTGGCTCCGGGAGTCGCCGGCGACCGGATCCTGCCCTACTACATCGTCCATGCCCTTCCGGCCGGCTTCTCGGGCCTGCTCATCGCCGCCGTCTTCGCCGCGGCCATGTCCACGGTGGATTCGGGGATCCACTCCTCAGCCACCATGATCCAGGTCGATTTCGTGACCCCCCTCAGGAAGCGTGCCCTGACCCAGCGGCAGAGCCTGATGCTGGCCCGGGCCTTGACGGCGGGGCTGGGCCTGCTGGCCACCGCCGCCGCCCTGTTGGTATCGGAAGGCGCCGGCATTCTGGAAACCATGAGCAAGGTGGGCGGCCTCACGGCCGCGCCGGTCACGGGCCTCTTTCTGTTGGGAGTCCTGACCCGGAGGGGACATTTCCCGGCCTGGCTGGCCGCCACCGTGGGGATCTCGCTTCCGCTCAGCATCTACGTGCAGAACTTCGTCGAGATGCACTGGATCTTCTACACGCCCGTCGCGCTGTTGAGCTGCCTCTGCGGGTCCTGGCTCTTCAGCCTGCTGCCGAGATCACGGTCGAGCGAGGATCGTGACCTCGAGGGATTGACGATCTGGGACCGGCGAAAAGGATAG